Genomic window (Bradyrhizobium sp. 186):
AGGCGGGTGATCTCGCGCTCGACATAGTGCGCGAGCTTGCGGGCGCCGGGCTTGGTGAAATAGACGCCGTCATAGCTGCGCAGCTGGCGGATCTGGCCCTCGAAGTCCGGGCCCTTCTGGAGGAAGCGGCCGGCCTCGTCGACAAAACCGTCCCAGACATCGACATAGGTGATGCCGGCCTTGGCCGCGCCTTCGCGATAGAGCGAATCCAGGAACAGCATGTCCGCCGTCCCCTTCGGTCCGCGGATGGCGGGCAGGCCGACCCAGAGCACCGGCACGCCCTTGCTCTTGAGGACGTTGGTCAGCTCCTCGATCTTCTTGCTGTAGAGCTCGACCCAGCGGTCGTCGCGGAATTCGTAGAGGCCGTTCGGCGAGCGCGCGCTCTTTTCGGGCGCTGCGATCGGCGGCGCATCGGCGTTGTCGGCATCATCCTGCGGCAGGTCGCTGTCGGCCGGCTTGTCATCCGGCTTGGCGGCGGTGTCGGTGCCGTTCGGTTTGGCATCACCGGGCTTGGCGTCACCGGACTTGGCCTCGCCGGGCTTTCCTTGCGGCTTGGCGCGCGCGCCCTTGTCGTTCTTCTTGTCCTTGTCCGCGGCCTTGTCGGGCATGGCCTCGCGGATCGCGATGCGGTCGTTGAGGCCGAGCATGACGACGATGACGTCCGGCTTTTCGGTCTCGAGGATGCCCTTCGCAGCAGTCGCCCAGTCCGAGGGCTCGCCGCGCGGCTGATACTTGATCAGGCCGGACGTGGTCTTGTGCTTGCGGATCACGCCCATGTCGGGCTGCTCGGTGTAGGCGTCTTCCAGGCCGTAGGCGAGCCAGTCGGCCATGGCGTCGCCGATCACCAGCACGTTCTTGTCCGGGATCGCATCACGCTTGGCCGGCGCAGGCGCGCGCGAAAAATCCTGCCGCGGCGCTTGCGGCTGCTGCTGCTGGAACGGCGCGAAGAAGTCGCCGCCGAACCATCCGCCGCCGCCTCCGCCGCCCCGGGATGGTGGTGGTGGGGCCGCGCGCTGCGGCGGGCCGCCGAAGCCGGGGAAGTTGAAGAACTGCGCCGAGGCGGGCCCCGCGACCGACACCAGGATCGCAAGCGCCGTCCCCAGCGCGATCAACGGGCCGGTCTCGGTCAGCACCTTGAACAGGGACTTTGGCTTCGACATGCGATCTCGGGCACGCGCAACAGGGATCGGAACAGGCTCAATATAATAACGGAATCCGGCCGCAAACGGGCAAATTCTCTTGCAGATTCTTGACCCATACATCGAGGATCAGTCACCCCCGTCAAGGCCATCAGGCAAAATCCATGTTCAGGGTTACTTTCGGCGCGATTTTACCGTCCGCGCAGCCGTTCCAGTGCGTCGGAGGAGGCAAAACCATCCGCCGGCACCCCGATCGAGGCCTGGAAGTTGCGCAGCGCCTCCCGGGTCTGGCCGCCGAACTGGCCGTCCGGGGTGCCCTTGTAGAAGCCGCGCTGGGCCAGCAGTTGCTGCAATTCCAGCCGCTCGGTGCGGGACAGTTCCCGTTCCTGCCGCGGCCAGGGCTGAACGAAGGGTTGGCCGCCGCGCAGGCGGTCGGCGAAATGCCCGATCGCCAGCGCATAGGCTTCCGCCGGATTGTACTTCATGATGACCCGGTAATTCTGCAGCATCAGGAAGCCCGGTCCCTGCGCGCCCGCCGGCGCCAGCAGGTAGGCTTTCTCCGCCGGCTGCGGGAAGGGCTGGTTGGCTGGGCGCTTGAGGCCGAGCTTCTCCCACTGCGCGATCGTCATCGCCTTGGCGCGATCGGCCAGCATGTAATTGAAGCCTT
Coding sequences:
- a CDS encoding SGNH family hydrolase, with product MSKPKSLFKVLTETGPLIALGTALAILVSVAGPASAQFFNFPGFGGPPQRAAPPPPSRGGGGGGGWFGGDFFAPFQQQQPQAPRQDFSRAPAPAKRDAIPDKNVLVIGDAMADWLAYGLEDAYTEQPDMGVIRKHKTTSGLIKYQPRGEPSDWATAAKGILETEKPDVIVVMLGLNDRIAIREAMPDKAADKDKKNDKGARAKPQGKPGEAKSGDAKPGDAKPNGTDTAAKPDDKPADSDLPQDDADNADAPPIAAPEKSARSPNGLYEFRDDRWVELYSKKIEELTNVLKSKGVPVLWVGLPAIRGPKGTADMLFLDSLYREGAAKAGITYVDVWDGFVDEAGRFLQKGPDFEGQIRQLRSYDGVYFTKPGARKLAHYVEREITRLLAGRSGPIALPSEPATPDTSAEPGKPAPRPLAGPIVPLVAASISTDKLLGGPGSRPAAVDALAAKTMVKGEPLAAPAGRADDYAWPRREVGREQAKGDTPMAATTPDGNASGAAAASAPPKLAPKRPPVQQQPAQATPSMRDFFGFGSPPPPPRQLAPAPRNPNPNPAIPRPPGNVGRSAEVFR